TCTATGTTTTGTTTCATCATAATTTCAAGATTCTTTAATCTTACCTCATATTTCATTCTATAGAGATCAAGTTTTGATGGAGCTTCTCCAACATCTTGAAGGGCAACAGCACTTTCAAAACTTAGTATTAGCACACATGGAGTGAATTTGTTACCAATCAAAATAGAACCTTTGTTCAATAAAGCCTCAATGGGCAGAGCCTCTAAGTATCTTGGTAAGGTTTTTCTAGTATCATTCTGAAAGGTTCGATCATTTGCTATAGTTTCTTCATCTGTAGAATTAGTAGCTGAAGAAGTTTCCTCAATTTTATCGTCACTGCTACCATCACTTGATGGATCTAGAAAATCGTTTTCAGCCAtaaacttttcaaatttctcTCTTTCAACTTTCGATAATACATTAACAATATTATCGTAGGCGTAAGTGCGATTATAGATGAACATTTCAAACCCTTCACATTCAAATAAGAATCGGCACGGCAGTTTAAGTTGTTTCTCCATATAGTTAGCGATGTCAAACTTCGTATCATCTTCTGAATTACCGGAGCTACCAGCAGAAGCGTGTGCCATTTGGGCAACACGGTACTCAGATTTCCTAGTTCTTATGAGCCAATATCGCCATGTAATGCTTCCTTCCAGAATCGTTATTGTTCTGTCTTTATCAATGATTGTtaagttcttgaaaaatACTCTTCCTGCTAGTAGAGAGATTCTCAGTGCTCCTATGCTAACTTTTACCTTCGCTTGCTTCCACAAAAGCCACTCTAATATGAAAGTAACCCCATAGGCAAACGCTCTAGATAAGTAGAATAGTGTTGCAAGGGTAAGAATAACTGTCAGAATCCAATCCACCAGAAATACCCAGCTGAAATTCCTCTTGAATCCCAAAGATTCACCTCTAAACCCCGCTGAAGATTGGAAGTAACTCATATTCCTCGTGTTATCTTGCCTTCTACAATCTCAACAACAAGTGTTCTGAAGAATTATTCCTCGAAGACAAGTATGATAACTTGGTATTACCTACAACAGTTCACTGCTAAGTTATTTTACTCCAATATTTATAACACCGACAGAGGGTAGAATTGTGATCAAAAGAGGAATTCTCAGATCAATTATAGTAGCGCTGCACTGACACCAGTTTATAGCAATATTAAGTACCAACACCAGCTTACTGATTTGTATTTCTTGGTGTTTTGTGAATGGTTTTAGCCTTCGATATTGTTGAAATAGGCGACCGATGAGTTTCTTATTATGATTATCCCACCAAGGTCAGCTTCGCGCAAACAAGTTTTCTGCCATTTTTTCAGACGGATTTGAGATCATGAAAACTCTAATTCTATAAAGCCAAGATCTTGTCAATCGTTTTACCCTCAGAAGCCCGGAATTGTTGAATATATCAAGTAACCTTTCGTGTGCCCACAATTGGACTATTGCAATAATTTAGACAGCGAGTTGTCCTGAAGTTTTACAATTATGTCGTTGCTCCAGAAGGTATACAGACGACTCTCGGAAAGAGGAGCCATCACGAAGTTGCTACAGCAATTGCCTCGGGTATCGAACCTTTTGGTGGTGGTTGCGATAGTACTGCTGGCCATACTTCCGCTGGATGGGCAATACAGAAGAACATACATATCTGAGAATGCATTGATGCCGTCTCAGGCCTACAGTTATTTCAGGGAAACAGAGTGGAATATACTAAGAGGCTACAGAAGTCAGATAGAAACGCTGGAGCATAGTAGTGTCGATCAGCGTAATGAAGTAGTTGCTGAATGGCTACAAGAACAGGGGTTAAAGACTGCGCTATATGAACATGAAAAATGGGGGAAGACACTGTACGGTGTTCTGCACGCCTCTAGAGGTGATGGTACAGAGGCTATGGTCCTTGCCATTCCATGGAAAAATGTTGATGACCAATTTAATCTTGGAGGTGCCGCGTTAGGTGTATCACTATCTCAATTCTTTAAACGTTGGCCCGTTTGGTCCAAAAACATTATTGTGGTATTCAGTGAGGACTCAGGAGCGGCTTTAAGGGCATGGGTTGATGCTTATCATACCTCGCTAGATTTGACAGCTGGTTCAATAGAAGCTGCAGTAGTTTTAGACTATCCAAGCAAGAGTGACTTCTTTGAATACGTAGAGATTTCATATGACGGTCTAAATGGTGAACTACCTAATCTCGATTTGGTAAACATAGCTGTATCTATTACTGAGCATGAGGGTATGAAGGTCTCTTTACATGGATTACCACCAAATGAAATGTATAATACCGATTATTTTGCaagattaaaaataatgtttGTGGGAATTAAGAATTGGGCCCTTTCTGGTGTTAAACGCATACATGGTAACGAAGCGTTCAGTGGATGGAGAATACAGTCAGTTACTCTAAGAGCCCATGGCAATGAAGGCCAATTAGATATTACTTGTTTTGGCAGAATTCCTGAAGCAATGTTTAGGTCAGTGAATAACTTGTTGGAAAAATTCCATCAATCTTATTTCTTCTATCTGTTGTTAGCTCCTAGAAACTTCGTTTCAATCAGTAATTACCTTCCAAGTGCGGTTATTATATCAGTCGCATTTGCAGTTATCTCGTTAGATAGTGCGATTAACAATGATTACTTATCAATTCCTTTTTCATCTGTTAATACTTTGGTACCTTTCATTATTTTGTCGGCGTCAGTTTTTGTTtcctttttgatttctagAGTTTTGATTATGTTGCCCATTGTAGAATCACTATTATTCGGTAGCGTTGCCTTAACTTTTTTACCACTGGTCatgtcaaagaaaaatatacacGTTATAAACCAAGCAGTTGCATATCGCCTGAAGAGTATTGGAAGCATATACTACAGTTTGATACTTACATCCCTATTGATGGTGAATTTTGCACTTACCTTTATGATAGGTCTCTTAGCATTCCCATTAACAAAACTAGCTGTCATTAGCACAAAGACAATTGCAGACGAGTCAAGGAAATctattttgaagaatacaTTTATTCTATTCATAACAAACCCATTCATTTCACTCTGGTTGTTCACTGCCACTATGGATACTGACTTCAATGGAAGTTTTTCGGTTATATATAACAGGATGATCACTAGTTGGGACACCCTTGGCTGCTGGACGTGGTTCATCATCTGTCTTGGATGGCTGCCATACTGGTTGATTTCGGTGATTTCCTCTATTCCATCCCAACCAATAGTCGAAAGGACGTCAATTCTAGATGataaaaaggaaaactAGTTGTTTCGATTCGCAACCATGGTGAAAGGAACTCTTAGTCAATCTATCATTAATCAATGATGTGTATAGAATGTTCTTGAATGATTGCATCTAAATTAAATATACAATTACACTTACATAACATAATTTcataaataaaaacacTATCAGCATGACTAGATAAAGATAAAGGAGTGTCCATTAAATTAATGTGCCATAATTATTTGcattaaaattttt
This window of the Nakaseomyces glabratus chromosome L, complete sequence genome carries:
- the GAA1 gene encoding GPI-anchor transamidase subunit GAA1 (CAGL0L12232g~Ortholog(s) have role in attachment of GPI anchor to protein and GPI-anchor transamidase complex localization) → MSLLQKVYRRLSERGAITKLLQQLPRVSNLLVVVAIVLLAILPLDGQYRRTYISENALMPSQAYSYFRETEWNILRGYRSQIETLEHSSVDQRNEVVAEWLQEQGLKTALYEHEKWGKTLYGVLHASRGDGTEAMVLAIPWKNVDDQFNLGGAALGVSLSQFFKRWPVWSKNIIVVFSEDSGAALRAWVDAYHTSLDLTAGSIEAAVVLDYPSKSDFFEYVEISYDGLNGELPNLDLVNIAVSITEHEGMKVSLHGLPPNEMYNTDYFARLKIMFVGIKNWALSGVKRIHGNEAFSGWRIQSVTLRAHGNEGQLDITCFGRIPEAMFRSVNNLLEKFHQSYFFYLLLAPRNFVSISNYLPSAVIISVAFAVISLDSAINNDYLSIPFSSVNTLVPFIILSASVFVSFLISRVLIMLPIVESLLFGSVALTFLPLVMSKKNIHVINQAVAYRLKSIGSIYYSLILTSLLMVNFALTFMIGLLAFPLTKLAVISTKTIADESRKSILKNTFILFITNPFISLWLFTATMDTDFNGSFSVIYNRMITSWDTLGCWTWFIICLGWLPYWLISVISSIPSQPIVERTSILDDKKEN